One part of the Mesorhizobium sp. M4B.F.Ca.ET.058.02.1.1 genome encodes these proteins:
- a CDS encoding CocE/NonD family hydrolase, protein MTPAANYTEADVARDIGYVTMQDGMRVAYISYCPKSGRHPTVFLYSPYDASATRFEVAKPFLDAGYAFVGANFPATGSSEGILETWFDRKEGLYGAEVVEWIAKQPWSSGNVGMVGNSSAASVQMWVAAEQPPHLRAIVASGMFDAYEWIYQGGMLQLYSLKWAFTSQFISQASGVSDRIKAGDTECSAICGSDRQVVKNSFYNEIRRHPLNDEWWDSIYLARKEVAGKIRVPTMLIGAWQDRYAVRESARVMTQLMPSVQHKKLVLIDGDHGGTGALGPRAPLLVDNERMKFLDRWVKGAKNGIENEPPVTVYWEAWEPEGDPKKQVAGWVTHHKAWPEPTVERRSYYLTADAKISPDKPGATPYEGARAYLYPTGAELYGNNEQFAAKPYQQGVLNYRTDAAASDMTLLGSPQVTFYLSIDDGDDTDLELTLKDVGPDGNVLFLQSGQLRASLRAIDEQRTSSDEIVHLFREREKLMPGRIYEIKMSISPIGHVVREGHSLELTIGAPNPIIKQSIGSFPIGAASINRVHHSEKYPSSIVLPIIPGAKAQAPAPERGIQRAKPCRKETEFEPGGLPTR, encoded by the coding sequence ATGACACCTGCGGCCAATTATACTGAAGCTGACGTGGCGCGCGACATCGGCTACGTGACTATGCAAGACGGAATGCGCGTCGCGTACATCTCTTACTGCCCCAAGTCAGGCCGCCATCCGACCGTTTTCCTCTATTCTCCCTATGACGCGAGCGCAACTCGTTTCGAAGTTGCGAAGCCGTTTCTAGATGCCGGCTATGCCTTCGTCGGGGCCAACTTCCCTGCGACTGGTTCTTCGGAAGGTATCCTGGAAACATGGTTCGACCGGAAAGAGGGACTCTATGGTGCGGAAGTTGTCGAATGGATTGCTAAACAGCCTTGGAGTAGTGGCAATGTTGGGATGGTTGGCAATTCATCTGCGGCCTCGGTTCAAATGTGGGTCGCGGCAGAACAGCCGCCTCATTTGAGGGCCATCGTAGCGTCCGGCATGTTCGACGCCTATGAGTGGATTTACCAAGGCGGAATGCTACAACTTTACAGCCTAAAATGGGCTTTTACCAGTCAGTTCATCAGTCAGGCCAGCGGAGTGAGTGACCGGATAAAAGCGGGAGATACGGAGTGTTCTGCGATTTGTGGGAGCGACCGGCAGGTCGTCAAAAATTCATTCTACAACGAAATACGAAGACATCCACTAAATGATGAGTGGTGGGATTCGATCTATTTGGCGCGCAAAGAGGTGGCCGGCAAGATCCGAGTACCCACTATGCTTATTGGCGCTTGGCAGGATCGCTATGCCGTAAGGGAAAGCGCTCGCGTAATGACTCAATTAATGCCGAGCGTACAGCACAAGAAGCTTGTCCTGATCGACGGCGATCACGGAGGGACCGGAGCACTTGGGCCACGAGCTCCTCTGCTTGTCGACAATGAGCGGATGAAGTTCCTCGACCGTTGGGTGAAGGGCGCTAAGAATGGAATTGAAAATGAACCTCCAGTAACTGTTTACTGGGAAGCCTGGGAGCCCGAAGGAGATCCCAAGAAGCAGGTTGCGGGTTGGGTTACACACCACAAGGCTTGGCCAGAACCGACCGTCGAGCGTCGCTCCTACTATCTCACGGCCGACGCCAAGATATCGCCTGACAAACCCGGTGCCACCCCTTACGAGGGCGCTCGCGCGTACCTCTACCCGACGGGAGCAGAACTCTATGGAAACAATGAGCAATTCGCGGCTAAGCCATATCAGCAGGGCGTGTTGAACTACAGGACGGACGCGGCCGCCTCGGATATGACGCTACTTGGAAGCCCGCAAGTGACCTTCTACCTCAGCATTGACGATGGGGATGACACAGACCTAGAACTAACATTGAAGGACGTCGGCCCTGACGGCAACGTACTCTTCCTCCAATCGGGCCAACTGCGCGCGTCCCTTCGCGCTATCGATGAACAGCGGACCTCTTCGGACGAAATCGTTCATCTATTCCGTGAACGCGAAAAACTCATGCCGGGTAGAATATATGAGATAAAAATGTCGATCTCGCCGATTGGTCACGTAGTCCGAGAAGGGCATAGCCTTGAGCTAACCATCGGCGCTCCCAACCCTATCATCAAACAATCCATCGGCAGCTTTCCAATTGGTGCCGCATCTATTAACAGGGTCCATCACTCGGAGAAGTATCCCTCAAGCATCGTCTTGCCCATAATACCCGGGGCGAAGGCCCAAGCGCCTGCGCCCGAACGTGGCATACAGCGAGCTAAACCTTGCCGAAAAGAAACTGAATTTGAGCCCGGCGGGCTGCCGACTCGTTGA
- a CDS encoding site-specific integrase, producing the protein MRQFATYLERIGIDDLAKLSPIVLSGFIAEYAPPRVSWSTVRNACGVLRVFLRYLHREGGLAKDLSSLVEFPQSYRHAGVPRSISWEQVEQVLAGIDRRSTSGKRDYAMMMLLATYGLRAAEVATLTLDDIDWRNERLKIRDRKAGNTTTYPLSAAVGAAIIEYLKNGRPATTCREVFMRCCAPHAPIGSAAVVCRAAHFIRKAGISVPRAGSHVLRHSCVQRLLNANFPLKHIGDYVGHRSASSTQMYGKIAVEQLREVALGMGRTCCEPRWTFPEFSPPRD; encoded by the coding sequence TTGCGTCAGTTCGCAACCTATCTTGAGCGCATCGGCATCGACGACCTCGCAAAGCTGTCGCCAATCGTGCTCAGCGGGTTCATTGCCGAATACGCCCCGCCACGAGTTTCTTGGTCGACGGTGCGCAATGCATGCGGGGTGCTACGGGTCTTTCTGCGCTACCTCCATCGTGAGGGGGGTCTGGCCAAGGATCTCAGTTCGCTTGTCGAGTTTCCGCAGTCGTACCGGCACGCTGGTGTTCCGCGATCGATCAGTTGGGAACAGGTCGAGCAAGTGCTGGCAGGTATCGACAGACGGTCCACCTCCGGCAAGCGCGACTACGCAATGATGATGCTGCTCGCAACCTATGGACTGCGGGCTGCGGAGGTCGCCACGCTCACGCTTGATGACATTGACTGGCGCAACGAACGGCTCAAGATTCGGGATCGCAAAGCAGGCAATACCACCACTTATCCGCTCTCGGCGGCGGTGGGGGCTGCGATCATCGAATACCTCAAAAACGGGCGACCTGCCACGACATGCCGTGAGGTATTTATGCGCTGCTGTGCTCCACACGCCCCGATAGGCTCCGCGGCGGTCGTCTGTCGCGCCGCCCATTTCATCCGCAAAGCCGGCATTAGCGTGCCACGCGCCGGCTCCCATGTCCTACGTCACAGCTGTGTGCAGCGACTGCTAAACGCCAATTTTCCGCTGAAGCACATCGGCGACTACGTTGGCCACCGCAGCGCCTCCTCCACCCAGATGTACGGGAAGATCGCTGTCGAACAGCTGCGCGAGGTTGCACTCGGCATGGGGAGGACGTGCTGTGAGCCACGATGGACGTTTCCAGAGTTTTCTCCGCCACGAGATTGA
- a CDS encoding site-specific integrase, with product MSHDGRFQSFLRHEIEQFLAHKRSLRRRYDVEEKTLALFDAYLSKNNIGSLAEITPALVDEFLLSRPRLRPRSYNHLRCTVGRLFSYLVDHEKLAQTPLRSPPRRGRYQRTPFIFDTDAAARLLALAKALPSHGGTIERGNTYFVLFAVLYGLGLRVGEACRLCLKDVDLERRLLVIRETKFYKSRLVPFGPKLGALLGQHLHQRQTTALSTNTPDDQPLFCLRGGRPINPETISQTFHAMVPSLNLRIPPGISPPRLHDLRHSFAIGTLTRW from the coding sequence GTGAGCCACGATGGACGTTTCCAGAGTTTTCTCCGCCACGAGATTGAGCAATTCCTCGCCCACAAGCGCTCGTTGCGACGGCGCTATGATGTCGAAGAGAAGACGCTCGCGCTGTTCGATGCCTACTTGTCGAAGAACAACATTGGTAGCCTTGCCGAGATAACCCCGGCACTGGTGGATGAGTTTCTCCTCTCGCGTCCAAGGTTGCGCCCGAGAAGCTATAACCACCTGCGCTGTACGGTAGGGCGACTGTTCTCATATCTCGTCGATCACGAGAAGCTCGCCCAGACACCGTTGAGATCCCCGCCACGGCGCGGAAGATATCAGCGCACGCCATTTATCTTCGACACAGACGCAGCCGCTCGGTTGCTCGCTCTTGCCAAGGCGCTTCCGAGCCATGGCGGTACGATCGAGCGTGGCAACACATATTTCGTACTGTTCGCTGTCCTTTACGGACTGGGATTGCGTGTCGGCGAGGCCTGCCGGCTATGCCTCAAAGACGTCGATCTGGAACGGCGGCTGCTCGTTATCCGGGAGACGAAGTTCTACAAGAGCCGCCTCGTCCCATTTGGGCCGAAGCTCGGAGCACTCCTGGGCCAGCATCTGCATCAACGCCAGACTACGGCCCTCTCAACCAATACTCCGGACGATCAGCCGCTGTTTTGCTTGCGCGGAGGTCGCCCAATCAATCCTGAGACCATCAGCCAGACCTTTCACGCTATGGTCCCGAGCCTAAATCTGCGGATACCACCCGGCATTTCGCCTCCACGCCTGCACGATCTGAGACACTCGTTTGCCATTGGCACACTCACGCGTTGGTAG